In a single window of the Rhodanobacter sp. LX-99 genome:
- a CDS encoding restriction endonuclease subunit S, protein MSWRTSTLGDVLTLKRGHDLPEGARVPGDVPVVSSSGITGWHNTAMADPPGVVTGRYGTIGEVFFLDEPYWPLNTSLYVIDFKGNDPKFSEYLLRNTLRNYRSEKAAVPGVNRNVLHTLDVSVPDLQTQRKIVSALSAYDDLIENNRRRIALLEEAARLLYREWFVHFRFPGHEHTQFIDGLPEGWQRCYLGDVVSTQYGYTASASVEEVGPKFLRGTDINKHSFIDWSTVPYCPEQGLDYEKYALSPSDLLVIRMADPGKVALVEKDVKAVFASYLVRLMVNEPQKIPPLFLFMTLSSDKYQSFIGSSSGGSTRKSASAKLLTDFHFELPTRMLREQFAEQVAPMREMITKLVDQSASAAKARDLLLPRLMSGELTV, encoded by the coding sequence GTGAGCTGGCGCACAAGCACGCTTGGTGACGTGTTGACGCTGAAGCGTGGTCACGATTTGCCGGAGGGCGCACGTGTGCCCGGTGACGTGCCGGTTGTTTCGTCGTCGGGGATTACCGGATGGCACAACACGGCGATGGCCGATCCGCCCGGTGTCGTCACCGGGCGATATGGAACCATTGGCGAGGTTTTCTTTCTCGATGAACCGTATTGGCCGCTGAATACGTCGCTCTATGTGATCGACTTCAAGGGCAACGATCCGAAATTTTCGGAGTACCTCTTGAGGAATACGCTCCGTAACTACCGTTCGGAGAAAGCCGCCGTGCCCGGTGTGAATCGGAACGTATTGCACACGCTCGACGTATCGGTTCCTGATTTGCAAACACAGCGCAAGATTGTATCCGCGTTGTCCGCCTACGATGACCTGATTGAAAACAACCGGCGGCGGATCGCGTTGCTGGAAGAGGCGGCGCGGCTGCTCTACCGCGAGTGGTTCGTCCACTTCCGCTTCCCCGGCCACGAACACACCCAGTTCATCGACGGCCTGCCCGAAGGGTGGCAGCGGTGCTATCTCGGTGATGTTGTTTCAACCCAATACGGCTATACGGCTTCCGCATCGGTGGAGGAAGTTGGGCCAAAGTTTCTGCGTGGTACTGACATAAACAAGCACTCTTTCATCGACTGGTCCACCGTTCCGTATTGCCCGGAACAGGGACTTGATTACGAAAAATATGCGCTGTCACCCAGCGATTTGCTTGTCATCAGGATGGCCGATCCCGGTAAGGTGGCGCTGGTAGAGAAGGACGTGAAAGCGGTTTTTGCGTCGTATCTGGTTCGATTGATGGTGAACGAACCGCAGAAAATTCCACCGCTCTTCCTGTTCATGACTCTCAGCTCTGACAAGTACCAGTCGTTCATTGGCTCATCGAGCGGAGGCTCAACAAGGAAGAGTGCAAGTGCAAAGCTCCTCACGGACTTCCATTTCGAGCTTCCGACACGAATGCTGCGCGAGCAGTTCGCTGAGCAAGTTGCACCAATGCGAGAGATGATCACGAAGCTTGTCGATCAGTCTGCGAGTGCAGCCAAGGCCCGCGACCTGCTGCTGCCACGGCTGATGAGCGGCGAGCTGACCGTATGA